The Ammospiza caudacuta isolate bAmmCau1 chromosome 17, bAmmCau1.pri, whole genome shotgun sequence genome has a segment encoding these proteins:
- the PDPK1 gene encoding 3-phosphoinositide-dependent protein kinase 1 isoform X5, with protein MYDAVPIQSSVVLCSCSSPSMQHTGQQPPQPRKKRPDDFKFGKILGEGSFSTVVLARELASSREYAIKILEKRHIIKENKVPYVTRERDVMSRLDHPFFVKLYFTFQDDEKLYFGLSYAKNGELLKYIRKIGSFDETCTRFYTAEIVSALEYLHGKGIIHRDLKPENILLNEDMHIQITDFGTAKVLSADSRQARANSFVGTAQYVSPELLTEKSACKSSDLWALGCIIYQLVAGLPPFRAGNEYLIFQKIIKLEYDFPEKFFPKAKDLVEKLLVLDATNRLGCEEMGGYGPLKAHPFFESIVWENLHLQTPPKLTAYLPAMSEDDEDCYGNYDNLLSQFGCMQVSSSASSHSLSAAETSTPQTSGGNIEQYIHDLDNNSFELDLQFSEDEKRLLLAKQAGGNPWHQFVENNLILKMGPVDKRKGLFARRRQLLLTEGPHLYYVDPVNKVLKGEIPWSLELRPEAKNFKTFFVHTPNRTYYLMDPSGNAHKWCKKIHEVWRHRYHQNAAK; from the exons ATG tatGATGCTGTTCCAATCCAGTCAAGCGTGGTGTTATGCTCCTGTTCATCTCCTTCAATG CAACATACAGGACAGCAGCCTCCACAGCCTCGAAAGAAACGACCTGATGACTTcaaatttgggaaaattctTGGTGAAGGATCTTTTTCAACG GTTGTCTTGGCTCGAGAATTGGCAAGTTCTAGAGAATATGCCA tTAAAATTCTAGAAAAACGTCAtatcataaaagaaaataaggtACCGTATGTGACACGAGAGAGAGATGTAATGTCCCGTCTGGATCACCCTTTTTTTGTGAAACTCTACTTCACCTTTCAGGATGATGAAAAACTAT ATTTTGGACTTAGCTATGCCAAAAACGGAGAGCTGCTGAAGTATATACGCAAAATTGGCTCATTTGATGAGACCTGTACAAGGTTTTATACTGCTGAAATTGTATCAGCCCTGGAGTATTTGCATGGCAAAGGAATCATTCACAG GGACCTTAAACCAGAGAACATCTTATTAAATGAAGATATGCACATTCAAATAACAGACTTTGGAACAGCAAAAGTATTATCTGCAGATAGCAGACAAG CGCGGGCAAACTCATTTGTAGGGACAGCACAGTACGTTTCTCCAGAACTGCTGACAGAGAAATCTGCCTGTAAAAG CTCTGACCTCTGGGCTCTGGGATGCATAATATATCAACTTGTAGCTGGATTGCCTCCATTTAGAGCTGG aaATGAATATCTTATATTCCAGAAGATAATAAAGTTGGAATATGACTTCCCAGAAAAATTTTTTCCCAAGGCAAAAGACCTTGTGGAAAAGCTGTTG GTTCTAGATGCTACCAACCGATTAGGTTGTGAAGAAATGGGAGGATATGGACCTCTTAAGGCTCACCCCTTCTTTGAATCCATTGTGTGGGAGAACCTACATCTTCAGACACCCCCTAAACTTACAGCATATTTACCTGCTATGTCAGAGGATGATGAAGACTGTTATGGAAAT tATGACAATCTCCTGAGTCAGTTCGGTTGCATGCAAGTTTCTAGTTCTGCCTCTTCCCATTCACtgtctgctgcagagacaagtACACCACAGACATCAGGAGGAAATATTGAACAGTATATTCATGATCTTGACAACAATTCTTTTGAGCTGGATTTACAGTTTTCTGAAGACGAAAAGAGGTTACTTCTGGCAAAACAAGCTGGTGGAAATCCTTG gCATCAGTTTGTAGAAAATAACTTAATCCTAAAAATGGGTCCAGTGGACAAAAGAAAG GGATTGTTTGCACGTCGGCGCCAATTGCTGCTTACGGAAGGGCCCCACCTGTATTATGTGGATCCTGTCAACAAAGTTCTAAAAGGAGAAATTCCATGGTCTTTAGAGTTGCGTCCAGAAGCCAAGAATTTTAAGACATTTTTTGTTCACACG CCAAACAGGACATATTACCTGATGGACCCAAGTGGGAATGCTCATAAATGGTGCAAAAAGATACATGAAGTATGGCGGCACAGATACCACCAGAATGCTGCAAAATAG
- the PDPK1 gene encoding 3-phosphoinositide-dependent protein kinase 1 isoform X1 has protein sequence MASTGSPLVSPGAGNGPRARRAMASTGSPLYDAVPIQSSVVLCSCSSPSMVRNQADSSTPPVISACGSSRQASNMEGTEPESRSNSNSLQQHTGQQPPQPRKKRPDDFKFGKILGEGSFSTVVLARELASSREYAIKILEKRHIIKENKVPYVTRERDVMSRLDHPFFVKLYFTFQDDEKLYFGLSYAKNGELLKYIRKIGSFDETCTRFYTAEIVSALEYLHGKGIIHRDLKPENILLNEDMHIQITDFGTAKVLSADSRQARANSFVGTAQYVSPELLTEKSACKSSDLWALGCIIYQLVAGLPPFRAGNEYLIFQKIIKLEYDFPEKFFPKAKDLVEKLLVLDATNRLGCEEMGGYGPLKAHPFFESIVWENLHLQTPPKLTAYLPAMSEDDEDCYGNYDNLLSQFGCMQVSSSASSHSLSAAETSTPQTSGGNIEQYIHDLDNNSFELDLQFSEDEKRLLLAKQAGGNPWHQFVENNLILKMGPVDKRKGLFARRRQLLLTEGPHLYYVDPVNKVLKGEIPWSLELRPEAKNFKTFFVHTPNRTYYLMDPSGNAHKWCKKIHEVWRHRYHQNAAK, from the exons ATGGCCAGCACCGGCAGCCCCCTGGTGAGTCCGGGCGCGGGGAACGGCCCGCGGGCCAGGCGGGCCATGGCCAGCACCGGCAGCCCCCTG tatGATGCTGTTCCAATCCAGTCAAGCGTGGTGTTATGCTCCTGTTCATCTCCTTCAATGGTGAGGAACCAAGCAGATTCCAGCACTCCACCTGTCATTTCCGCTtgtggcagcagcagacagGCATCTAACATGGAGGGCACAGAACCCGAATCAAGATCTAATTCAAACTCCTTGCAGCAACATACAGGACAGCAGCCTCCACAGCCTCGAAAGAAACGACCTGATGACTTcaaatttgggaaaattctTGGTGAAGGATCTTTTTCAACG GTTGTCTTGGCTCGAGAATTGGCAAGTTCTAGAGAATATGCCA tTAAAATTCTAGAAAAACGTCAtatcataaaagaaaataaggtACCGTATGTGACACGAGAGAGAGATGTAATGTCCCGTCTGGATCACCCTTTTTTTGTGAAACTCTACTTCACCTTTCAGGATGATGAAAAACTAT ATTTTGGACTTAGCTATGCCAAAAACGGAGAGCTGCTGAAGTATATACGCAAAATTGGCTCATTTGATGAGACCTGTACAAGGTTTTATACTGCTGAAATTGTATCAGCCCTGGAGTATTTGCATGGCAAAGGAATCATTCACAG GGACCTTAAACCAGAGAACATCTTATTAAATGAAGATATGCACATTCAAATAACAGACTTTGGAACAGCAAAAGTATTATCTGCAGATAGCAGACAAG CGCGGGCAAACTCATTTGTAGGGACAGCACAGTACGTTTCTCCAGAACTGCTGACAGAGAAATCTGCCTGTAAAAG CTCTGACCTCTGGGCTCTGGGATGCATAATATATCAACTTGTAGCTGGATTGCCTCCATTTAGAGCTGG aaATGAATATCTTATATTCCAGAAGATAATAAAGTTGGAATATGACTTCCCAGAAAAATTTTTTCCCAAGGCAAAAGACCTTGTGGAAAAGCTGTTG GTTCTAGATGCTACCAACCGATTAGGTTGTGAAGAAATGGGAGGATATGGACCTCTTAAGGCTCACCCCTTCTTTGAATCCATTGTGTGGGAGAACCTACATCTTCAGACACCCCCTAAACTTACAGCATATTTACCTGCTATGTCAGAGGATGATGAAGACTGTTATGGAAAT tATGACAATCTCCTGAGTCAGTTCGGTTGCATGCAAGTTTCTAGTTCTGCCTCTTCCCATTCACtgtctgctgcagagacaagtACACCACAGACATCAGGAGGAAATATTGAACAGTATATTCATGATCTTGACAACAATTCTTTTGAGCTGGATTTACAGTTTTCTGAAGACGAAAAGAGGTTACTTCTGGCAAAACAAGCTGGTGGAAATCCTTG gCATCAGTTTGTAGAAAATAACTTAATCCTAAAAATGGGTCCAGTGGACAAAAGAAAG GGATTGTTTGCACGTCGGCGCCAATTGCTGCTTACGGAAGGGCCCCACCTGTATTATGTGGATCCTGTCAACAAAGTTCTAAAAGGAGAAATTCCATGGTCTTTAGAGTTGCGTCCAGAAGCCAAGAATTTTAAGACATTTTTTGTTCACACG CCAAACAGGACATATTACCTGATGGACCCAAGTGGGAATGCTCATAAATGGTGCAAAAAGATACATGAAGTATGGCGGCACAGATACCACCAGAATGCTGCAAAATAG
- the PDPK1 gene encoding 3-phosphoinositide-dependent protein kinase 1 isoform X3: MYDAVPIQSSVVLCSCSSPSMVRNQADSSTPPVISACGSSRQASNMEGTEPESRSNSNSLQQHTGQQPPQPRKKRPDDFKFGKILGEGSFSTVVLARELASSREYAIKILEKRHIIKENKVPYVTRERDVMSRLDHPFFVKLYFTFQDDEKLYFGLSYAKNGELLKYIRKIGSFDETCTRFYTAEIVSALEYLHGKGIIHRDLKPENILLNEDMHIQITDFGTAKVLSADSRQARANSFVGTAQYVSPELLTEKSACKSSDLWALGCIIYQLVAGLPPFRAGNEYLIFQKIIKLEYDFPEKFFPKAKDLVEKLLVLDATNRLGCEEMGGYGPLKAHPFFESIVWENLHLQTPPKLTAYLPAMSEDDEDCYGNYDNLLSQFGCMQVSSSASSHSLSAAETSTPQTSGGNIEQYIHDLDNNSFELDLQFSEDEKRLLLAKQAGGNPWHQFVENNLILKMGPVDKRKGLFARRRQLLLTEGPHLYYVDPVNKVLKGEIPWSLELRPEAKNFKTFFVHTPNRTYYLMDPSGNAHKWCKKIHEVWRHRYHQNAAK; this comes from the exons ATG tatGATGCTGTTCCAATCCAGTCAAGCGTGGTGTTATGCTCCTGTTCATCTCCTTCAATGGTGAGGAACCAAGCAGATTCCAGCACTCCACCTGTCATTTCCGCTtgtggcagcagcagacagGCATCTAACATGGAGGGCACAGAACCCGAATCAAGATCTAATTCAAACTCCTTGCAGCAACATACAGGACAGCAGCCTCCACAGCCTCGAAAGAAACGACCTGATGACTTcaaatttgggaaaattctTGGTGAAGGATCTTTTTCAACG GTTGTCTTGGCTCGAGAATTGGCAAGTTCTAGAGAATATGCCA tTAAAATTCTAGAAAAACGTCAtatcataaaagaaaataaggtACCGTATGTGACACGAGAGAGAGATGTAATGTCCCGTCTGGATCACCCTTTTTTTGTGAAACTCTACTTCACCTTTCAGGATGATGAAAAACTAT ATTTTGGACTTAGCTATGCCAAAAACGGAGAGCTGCTGAAGTATATACGCAAAATTGGCTCATTTGATGAGACCTGTACAAGGTTTTATACTGCTGAAATTGTATCAGCCCTGGAGTATTTGCATGGCAAAGGAATCATTCACAG GGACCTTAAACCAGAGAACATCTTATTAAATGAAGATATGCACATTCAAATAACAGACTTTGGAACAGCAAAAGTATTATCTGCAGATAGCAGACAAG CGCGGGCAAACTCATTTGTAGGGACAGCACAGTACGTTTCTCCAGAACTGCTGACAGAGAAATCTGCCTGTAAAAG CTCTGACCTCTGGGCTCTGGGATGCATAATATATCAACTTGTAGCTGGATTGCCTCCATTTAGAGCTGG aaATGAATATCTTATATTCCAGAAGATAATAAAGTTGGAATATGACTTCCCAGAAAAATTTTTTCCCAAGGCAAAAGACCTTGTGGAAAAGCTGTTG GTTCTAGATGCTACCAACCGATTAGGTTGTGAAGAAATGGGAGGATATGGACCTCTTAAGGCTCACCCCTTCTTTGAATCCATTGTGTGGGAGAACCTACATCTTCAGACACCCCCTAAACTTACAGCATATTTACCTGCTATGTCAGAGGATGATGAAGACTGTTATGGAAAT tATGACAATCTCCTGAGTCAGTTCGGTTGCATGCAAGTTTCTAGTTCTGCCTCTTCCCATTCACtgtctgctgcagagacaagtACACCACAGACATCAGGAGGAAATATTGAACAGTATATTCATGATCTTGACAACAATTCTTTTGAGCTGGATTTACAGTTTTCTGAAGACGAAAAGAGGTTACTTCTGGCAAAACAAGCTGGTGGAAATCCTTG gCATCAGTTTGTAGAAAATAACTTAATCCTAAAAATGGGTCCAGTGGACAAAAGAAAG GGATTGTTTGCACGTCGGCGCCAATTGCTGCTTACGGAAGGGCCCCACCTGTATTATGTGGATCCTGTCAACAAAGTTCTAAAAGGAGAAATTCCATGGTCTTTAGAGTTGCGTCCAGAAGCCAAGAATTTTAAGACATTTTTTGTTCACACG CCAAACAGGACATATTACCTGATGGACCCAAGTGGGAATGCTCATAAATGGTGCAAAAAGATACATGAAGTATGGCGGCACAGATACCACCAGAATGCTGCAAAATAG
- the PDPK1 gene encoding 3-phosphoinositide-dependent protein kinase 1 isoform X4: MVRNQADSSTPPVISACGSSRQASNMEGTEPESRSNSNSLQQHTGQQPPQPRKKRPDDFKFGKILGEGSFSTVVLARELASSREYAIKILEKRHIIKENKVPYVTRERDVMSRLDHPFFVKLYFTFQDDEKLYFGLSYAKNGELLKYIRKIGSFDETCTRFYTAEIVSALEYLHGKGIIHRDLKPENILLNEDMHIQITDFGTAKVLSADSRQARANSFVGTAQYVSPELLTEKSACKSSDLWALGCIIYQLVAGLPPFRAGNEYLIFQKIIKLEYDFPEKFFPKAKDLVEKLLVLDATNRLGCEEMGGYGPLKAHPFFESIVWENLHLQTPPKLTAYLPAMSEDDEDCYGNYDNLLSQFGCMQVSSSASSHSLSAAETSTPQTSGGNIEQYIHDLDNNSFELDLQFSEDEKRLLLAKQAGGNPWHQFVENNLILKMGPVDKRKGLFARRRQLLLTEGPHLYYVDPVNKVLKGEIPWSLELRPEAKNFKTFFVHTPNRTYYLMDPSGNAHKWCKKIHEVWRHRYHQNAAK, translated from the exons ATGGTGAGGAACCAAGCAGATTCCAGCACTCCACCTGTCATTTCCGCTtgtggcagcagcagacagGCATCTAACATGGAGGGCACAGAACCCGAATCAAGATCTAATTCAAACTCCTTGCAGCAACATACAGGACAGCAGCCTCCACAGCCTCGAAAGAAACGACCTGATGACTTcaaatttgggaaaattctTGGTGAAGGATCTTTTTCAACG GTTGTCTTGGCTCGAGAATTGGCAAGTTCTAGAGAATATGCCA tTAAAATTCTAGAAAAACGTCAtatcataaaagaaaataaggtACCGTATGTGACACGAGAGAGAGATGTAATGTCCCGTCTGGATCACCCTTTTTTTGTGAAACTCTACTTCACCTTTCAGGATGATGAAAAACTAT ATTTTGGACTTAGCTATGCCAAAAACGGAGAGCTGCTGAAGTATATACGCAAAATTGGCTCATTTGATGAGACCTGTACAAGGTTTTATACTGCTGAAATTGTATCAGCCCTGGAGTATTTGCATGGCAAAGGAATCATTCACAG GGACCTTAAACCAGAGAACATCTTATTAAATGAAGATATGCACATTCAAATAACAGACTTTGGAACAGCAAAAGTATTATCTGCAGATAGCAGACAAG CGCGGGCAAACTCATTTGTAGGGACAGCACAGTACGTTTCTCCAGAACTGCTGACAGAGAAATCTGCCTGTAAAAG CTCTGACCTCTGGGCTCTGGGATGCATAATATATCAACTTGTAGCTGGATTGCCTCCATTTAGAGCTGG aaATGAATATCTTATATTCCAGAAGATAATAAAGTTGGAATATGACTTCCCAGAAAAATTTTTTCCCAAGGCAAAAGACCTTGTGGAAAAGCTGTTG GTTCTAGATGCTACCAACCGATTAGGTTGTGAAGAAATGGGAGGATATGGACCTCTTAAGGCTCACCCCTTCTTTGAATCCATTGTGTGGGAGAACCTACATCTTCAGACACCCCCTAAACTTACAGCATATTTACCTGCTATGTCAGAGGATGATGAAGACTGTTATGGAAAT tATGACAATCTCCTGAGTCAGTTCGGTTGCATGCAAGTTTCTAGTTCTGCCTCTTCCCATTCACtgtctgctgcagagacaagtACACCACAGACATCAGGAGGAAATATTGAACAGTATATTCATGATCTTGACAACAATTCTTTTGAGCTGGATTTACAGTTTTCTGAAGACGAAAAGAGGTTACTTCTGGCAAAACAAGCTGGTGGAAATCCTTG gCATCAGTTTGTAGAAAATAACTTAATCCTAAAAATGGGTCCAGTGGACAAAAGAAAG GGATTGTTTGCACGTCGGCGCCAATTGCTGCTTACGGAAGGGCCCCACCTGTATTATGTGGATCCTGTCAACAAAGTTCTAAAAGGAGAAATTCCATGGTCTTTAGAGTTGCGTCCAGAAGCCAAGAATTTTAAGACATTTTTTGTTCACACG CCAAACAGGACATATTACCTGATGGACCCAAGTGGGAATGCTCATAAATGGTGCAAAAAGATACATGAAGTATGGCGGCACAGATACCACCAGAATGCTGCAAAATAG
- the PDPK1 gene encoding 3-phosphoinositide-dependent protein kinase 1 isoform X2 has translation MASTGSPLYDAVPIQSSVVLCSCSSPSMVRNQADSSTPPVISACGSSRQASNMEGTEPESRSNSNSLQQHTGQQPPQPRKKRPDDFKFGKILGEGSFSTVVLARELASSREYAIKILEKRHIIKENKVPYVTRERDVMSRLDHPFFVKLYFTFQDDEKLYFGLSYAKNGELLKYIRKIGSFDETCTRFYTAEIVSALEYLHGKGIIHRDLKPENILLNEDMHIQITDFGTAKVLSADSRQARANSFVGTAQYVSPELLTEKSACKSSDLWALGCIIYQLVAGLPPFRAGNEYLIFQKIIKLEYDFPEKFFPKAKDLVEKLLVLDATNRLGCEEMGGYGPLKAHPFFESIVWENLHLQTPPKLTAYLPAMSEDDEDCYGNYDNLLSQFGCMQVSSSASSHSLSAAETSTPQTSGGNIEQYIHDLDNNSFELDLQFSEDEKRLLLAKQAGGNPWHQFVENNLILKMGPVDKRKGLFARRRQLLLTEGPHLYYVDPVNKVLKGEIPWSLELRPEAKNFKTFFVHTPNRTYYLMDPSGNAHKWCKKIHEVWRHRYHQNAAK, from the exons ATGGCCAGCACCGGCAGCCCCCTG tatGATGCTGTTCCAATCCAGTCAAGCGTGGTGTTATGCTCCTGTTCATCTCCTTCAATGGTGAGGAACCAAGCAGATTCCAGCACTCCACCTGTCATTTCCGCTtgtggcagcagcagacagGCATCTAACATGGAGGGCACAGAACCCGAATCAAGATCTAATTCAAACTCCTTGCAGCAACATACAGGACAGCAGCCTCCACAGCCTCGAAAGAAACGACCTGATGACTTcaaatttgggaaaattctTGGTGAAGGATCTTTTTCAACG GTTGTCTTGGCTCGAGAATTGGCAAGTTCTAGAGAATATGCCA tTAAAATTCTAGAAAAACGTCAtatcataaaagaaaataaggtACCGTATGTGACACGAGAGAGAGATGTAATGTCCCGTCTGGATCACCCTTTTTTTGTGAAACTCTACTTCACCTTTCAGGATGATGAAAAACTAT ATTTTGGACTTAGCTATGCCAAAAACGGAGAGCTGCTGAAGTATATACGCAAAATTGGCTCATTTGATGAGACCTGTACAAGGTTTTATACTGCTGAAATTGTATCAGCCCTGGAGTATTTGCATGGCAAAGGAATCATTCACAG GGACCTTAAACCAGAGAACATCTTATTAAATGAAGATATGCACATTCAAATAACAGACTTTGGAACAGCAAAAGTATTATCTGCAGATAGCAGACAAG CGCGGGCAAACTCATTTGTAGGGACAGCACAGTACGTTTCTCCAGAACTGCTGACAGAGAAATCTGCCTGTAAAAG CTCTGACCTCTGGGCTCTGGGATGCATAATATATCAACTTGTAGCTGGATTGCCTCCATTTAGAGCTGG aaATGAATATCTTATATTCCAGAAGATAATAAAGTTGGAATATGACTTCCCAGAAAAATTTTTTCCCAAGGCAAAAGACCTTGTGGAAAAGCTGTTG GTTCTAGATGCTACCAACCGATTAGGTTGTGAAGAAATGGGAGGATATGGACCTCTTAAGGCTCACCCCTTCTTTGAATCCATTGTGTGGGAGAACCTACATCTTCAGACACCCCCTAAACTTACAGCATATTTACCTGCTATGTCAGAGGATGATGAAGACTGTTATGGAAAT tATGACAATCTCCTGAGTCAGTTCGGTTGCATGCAAGTTTCTAGTTCTGCCTCTTCCCATTCACtgtctgctgcagagacaagtACACCACAGACATCAGGAGGAAATATTGAACAGTATATTCATGATCTTGACAACAATTCTTTTGAGCTGGATTTACAGTTTTCTGAAGACGAAAAGAGGTTACTTCTGGCAAAACAAGCTGGTGGAAATCCTTG gCATCAGTTTGTAGAAAATAACTTAATCCTAAAAATGGGTCCAGTGGACAAAAGAAAG GGATTGTTTGCACGTCGGCGCCAATTGCTGCTTACGGAAGGGCCCCACCTGTATTATGTGGATCCTGTCAACAAAGTTCTAAAAGGAGAAATTCCATGGTCTTTAGAGTTGCGTCCAGAAGCCAAGAATTTTAAGACATTTTTTGTTCACACG CCAAACAGGACATATTACCTGATGGACCCAAGTGGGAATGCTCATAAATGGTGCAAAAAGATACATGAAGTATGGCGGCACAGATACCACCAGAATGCTGCAAAATAG